A genome region from Gossypium hirsutum isolate 1008001.06 chromosome A04, Gossypium_hirsutum_v2.1, whole genome shotgun sequence includes the following:
- the LOC107949334 gene encoding acidic endochitinase — MAIKSAILLAFATSVILVLVTGIDAGGIAIYWGQNSDEGTLAETCATGNYDFVNLAFLPTFGNGQTPMINLAGHCDPYSNGCTNLSSDIKSCQAQGIKVILSLGGGAGSYFLASSDDARQVAAYLWNNFLRGQSASRPFGDAILDGIDFDIEGGTNQHWDDLAKYLSGYSQQGKKVYLTAAPQCPFPDAWVGGALKTGLFDYVWVQFYNNPQCQCTDGDITNLEQAWKQWTNDVPATKIFLGLPASPEAAGSGFIPISDLTSQVLPAIKGSAKYGGVMLWSKYYDDQTGYSSAIKNDV; from the coding sequence ATGGCTATTAAGTCTGCAATCTTACTTGCATTTGCCACCTCAGTGATTCTGGTGCTAGTTACCGGTATCGATGCTGGTGGCATTGCAATCTACTGGGGTCAGAACAGTGACGAGGGCACATTGGCAGAGACATGTGCAACCGGCAACTATGACTTTGTGAACTTAGCATTCCTTCCAACATTTGGCAATGGCCAGACTCCAATGATCAACCTTGCTGGTCATTGTGATCCTTATAGCAATGGATGCACTAATTTAAGCTCAGACATCAAATCATGTCAAGCACAAGGGATTAAAGTAATACTTTCACTAGGAGGAGGAGCAGGGAGCTATTTCCTTGCCTCATCCGACGATGCCAGACAGGTTGCGGCCTACTTGTGGAACAATTTCTTGAGGGGACAATCGGCCTCTCGACCTTTCGGTGATGCCATTTTGGACGGaattgattttgatattgaaGGTGGAACGAACCAACATTGGGATGATCTTGCGAAGTATCTCTCCGGGTATAGCCAACAAGGCAAGAAAGTATACTTGACAGCAGCCCCTCAGTGTCCATTCCCTGATGCTTGGGTTGGGGGTGCCCTTAAAACTGGCCTTTTTGACTATGTTTGGGTACAATTCTATAACAACCCTCAATGCCAATGCACAGATGGTGATATTACAAACCTTGAACAAGCATGGAAGCAATGGACTAACGATGTTCCGGCTACCAAAATTTTCTTAGGACTCCCAGCATCACCTGAGGCAGCTGGTAGCGGATTTATCCCTATATCCGATCTAACTTCTCAAGTACTCCCTGCCATCAAAGGTTCTGCCAAGTATGGAGGCGTGATGCTGTGGTCTAAGTACTATGATGATCAAACTGGATACAGTTCTGCCATTAAAAATGATGTCTAA